The Roseovarius sp. EL26 genome has a window encoding:
- a CDS encoding NAD-dependent succinate-semialdehyde dehydrogenase, protein MLDTNANTLNLNDPTLLEGRAYINGEWRSSDSRFAVTNPATGALITEVTDSTIADVQEAIDAAYVAQKDWAEWTGKERAAVLRKWFDLMIEAQDDLGTILCAEMGKPLAEAKGEIAYGASFIEWFAEEAKRVYGDTIPGHQRDKRIVVLKQPVGVVGAITPWNFPNAMIARKVAPALAAGCSFVVRPAELTPLSAISMAVLAERAGVPAGVFSVLPNSNSRGTGEEMCANPKVAKITFTGSTRVGQILMRQGADTIKKMSLELGGNAPFIVFDDADLDAAVEGAMIAKFRNNGQTCVCANRIYVQSGVYDAFAEKLAAAVSKLTPGNGMDAGVTTGPLINESAVAKVEEHLADATAKGARVLVGGKRLDGTFFEPTLLADVPTSALVSKEETFGPVAPLIRFETEDEVIALANDSEFGLAGYFYANDLSRVWRVAERIETGMVGVNTGLISTEVAPFGGVKQSGLGREGSKYGMDDYLELKYVCLGGIS, encoded by the coding sequence ATGCTGGATACAAACGCAAACACGCTAAATTTGAACGATCCGACCCTGTTAGAGGGTCGGGCCTACATCAACGGCGAATGGCGTAGCAGCGACAGCCGCTTTGCCGTGACCAACCCCGCCACAGGTGCCCTCATCACCGAGGTCACCGACAGCACCATCGCCGATGTGCAAGAGGCTATTGATGCCGCATACGTGGCGCAAAAAGATTGGGCTGAATGGACGGGCAAGGAACGCGCTGCCGTTCTGCGCAAGTGGTTTGATCTGATGATCGAGGCACAGGATGATCTGGGCACCATCCTGTGTGCCGAAATGGGCAAACCTCTGGCCGAAGCCAAAGGTGAGATCGCCTATGGTGCGTCGTTCATAGAGTGGTTCGCAGAAGAGGCCAAGCGCGTCTATGGCGATACAATTCCGGGCCACCAGCGCGACAAACGCATCGTCGTTCTGAAACAACCCGTCGGGGTTGTCGGAGCCATCACGCCGTGGAACTTCCCCAATGCAATGATCGCCCGCAAAGTGGCCCCTGCTCTTGCCGCTGGCTGTAGCTTTGTGGTGCGTCCAGCCGAGCTGACCCCCCTGTCTGCCATCTCTATGGCCGTTCTGGCAGAACGTGCGGGCGTGCCTGCCGGTGTCTTCAGCGTGCTGCCCAACAGCAACTCGCGCGGCACGGGCGAAGAAATGTGCGCCAATCCCAAAGTGGCCAAGATCACCTTTACCGGCTCTACCCGTGTGGGTCAGATCCTGATGCGTCAGGGCGCCGATACCATCAAAAAGATGTCGCTAGAGCTGGGCGGCAACGCGCCGTTCATTGTCTTTGATGATGCTGATCTGGATGCCGCGGTTGAGGGTGCCATGATTGCCAAGTTCCGCAACAACGGCCAAACCTGTGTCTGCGCCAATCGGATCTATGTGCAATCGGGCGTTTATGACGCTTTTGCAGAAAAGTTGGCCGCAGCCGTCTCTAAGTTGACCCCCGGCAACGGGATGGATGCTGGCGTGACCACTGGCCCACTGATCAACGAAAGTGCGGTTGCCAAGGTTGAGGAACATCTTGCAGATGCCACAGCCAAAGGCGCACGTGTTTTGGTTGGTGGCAAACGCCTTGATGGCACATTCTTTGAACCCACCCTGCTGGCTGATGTTCCAACCTCTGCGTTGGTGTCAAAAGAAGAGACCTTTGGCCCGGTCGCGCCACTTATCCGGTTTGAAACCGAGGATGAAGTCATTGCACTGGCCAACGACAGCGAATTTGGTCTGGCCGGTTACTTCTATGCCAATGATCTGTCGCGCGTCTGGCGCGTGGCCGAACGGATTGAAACCGGCATGGTCGGCGTCAACACCGGATTGATCTCAACCGAAGTAGCCCCGTTTGGCGGCGTCAAACAATCCGGTCTAGGGCGTGAAGGCTCAAAATACGGTATGGATGACTATCTGGAGCTGAAATACGTCTGTCTGGGCGGGATCAGTTGA
- a CDS encoding 4-aminobutyrate--2-oxoglutarate transaminase — protein MKNAEIAKRRDETIARGVGMMTQIYVERAENAEVWDVEGTRYIDFAAGIAVVNTGHRHPKVMAAVEKQLSKFTHTCHQVMPYENYIGLGERLNDAVPGDFEKKTIFVTTGAEAVENAIKVARAATNRQAVIAFGGGFHGRTFMGMSLTGKVQPYKAGFGTMMPDVFHVPFPIDLHDVSVDDAKAAITQLFKADLDPARVAAIILEPVQGEGGFYQAPVELMRAVREICDEHGMVMIADEVQTGFARTGKLFAMEHYDVAADLTTMAKGLAGGLPLAAVTGKADLMDAANPGGLGGTYAGNPLGIAAAHAVMDVIEEEQLCNRANELGSRLKQRLEAIRADVPEMVDVRGLGFMIAAEFNTADGSTPSADFANKVRAEGLKRNLVLLTCGVHGNVVRFLAPITIQDEIMTEAMDLLEESIKAAQEA, from the coding sequence ATGAAAAACGCAGAGATCGCAAAGCGCCGTGACGAGACCATCGCCCGTGGCGTTGGCATGATGACACAGATCTATGTAGAGCGTGCAGAGAATGCTGAAGTTTGGGATGTCGAAGGTACCCGCTACATCGACTTTGCCGCTGGCATCGCCGTGGTCAACACGGGTCACCGTCACCCCAAGGTCATGGCTGCCGTTGAAAAACAACTGAGCAAGTTCACCCACACCTGCCATCAGGTCATGCCGTATGAAAACTACATCGGTCTGGGCGAGCGCCTGAATGACGCCGTGCCCGGTGATTTTGAAAAGAAAACCATCTTTGTCACAACTGGTGCTGAAGCTGTTGAAAACGCCATCAAGGTGGCCCGCGCCGCAACCAACCGTCAGGCCGTTATCGCCTTTGGTGGTGGTTTCCATGGCCGTACATTTATGGGCATGTCGCTGACCGGTAAGGTACAGCCATACAAAGCTGGTTTTGGCACCATGATGCCTGACGTGTTCCACGTTCCCTTCCCAATCGACCTGCACGACGTCAGCGTTGACGATGCCAAGGCTGCGATCACCCAACTGTTCAAGGCGGATCTGGACCCTGCCCGTGTTGCGGCCATCATTCTGGAGCCGGTTCAAGGCGAAGGTGGTTTCTATCAGGCCCCGGTCGAGCTGATGCGCGCCGTTCGTGAGATCTGTGATGAGCATGGCATGGTCATGATTGCAGACGAGGTTCAGACCGGTTTCGCCCGTACTGGTAAGCTGTTCGCGATGGAGCATTACGATGTTGCCGCCGACCTGACCACTATGGCCAAGGGTCTGGCGGGTGGCCTGCCACTGGCCGCCGTAACCGGCAAAGCAGATCTGATGGATGCGGCCAACCCCGGCGGTCTGGGCGGCACCTATGCCGGTAACCCGCTAGGCATCGCCGCTGCACATGCCGTGATGGATGTGATTGAGGAAGAGCAGCTTTGTAATCGCGCCAACGAGTTGGGTTCGCGCCTCAAGCAACGCCTCGAAGCGATCCGCGCCGATGTGCCAGAAATGGTCGATGTTCGTGGTCTCGGCTTCATGATTGCGGCCGAGTTCAACACTGCCGACGGCAGCACTCCAAGTGCAGATTTTGCCAACAAAGTCCGCGCCGAAGGCCTGAAACGCAATCTGGTTCTGTTGACCTGTGGTGTTCATGGCAACGTTGTCCGATTCCTGGCCCCGATCACTATTCAAGATGAAATCATGACCGAAGCCATGGACCTTCTGGAAGAGTCGATCAAAGCGGCGCAGGAAGCATAA
- a CDS encoding cupin domain-containing protein — MNTENTSNTNLEIGARLRYLRERAGMSQRALAKAVGVPNSTVSLIESGQTNPSVSALKRLLDGIPIGLSEFFAFEPEQERKVFFAAEELTEISRGKLSLRQVGRNLFGHSLQILHETYQPGADTGVKKYQHEGEEGGIVISGRIEVTVGEERKILGPGDAYLFNSNMPHRFKAIGAAPCEIISACTPPTF, encoded by the coding sequence ATGAACACTGAAAACACATCGAACACGAATCTCGAAATTGGTGCGCGCTTGCGGTACCTTAGGGAACGGGCAGGCATGTCGCAGCGCGCCTTGGCCAAGGCGGTGGGCGTGCCCAATTCCACCGTATCCCTGATCGAATCCGGTCAAACCAATCCATCGGTCAGCGCGCTCAAACGTCTGCTGGATGGCATACCCATTGGTTTGTCAGAGTTTTTTGCCTTTGAGCCAGAGCAAGAGCGTAAAGTGTTTTTCGCCGCCGAAGAGCTGACCGAGATCAGCCGGGGCAAGCTGTCACTGCGTCAGGTTGGGCGCAATTTGTTTGGGCACAGTCTGCAGATTTTGCACGAAACCTATCAGCCGGGGGCGGATACGGGTGTGAAAAAATACCAGCACGAAGGTGAAGAGGGCGGGATCGTCATTTCCGGCCGGATTGAAGTAACAGTCGGGGAAGAACGCAAGATCCTGGGCCCCGGTGATGCCTATCTGTTCAACAGCAACATGCCGCATCGATTCAAGGCCATCGGTGCCGCACCCTGCGAGATTATCAGCGCCTGCACCCCGCCGACGTTTTGA